One part of the Panthera leo isolate Ple1 chromosome D4, P.leo_Ple1_pat1.1, whole genome shotgun sequence genome encodes these proteins:
- the SPOUT1 gene encoding putative methyltransferase C9orf114 homolog isoform X2 codes for MKKLERQRAQEEQAKRQQEEEAAAQREDQGRPYTLSVALPGSILDNAQSPELRTYLAGQIARACTIFCVDEIVVFDEEGQDAKTVEGEFRGVGKKGQACVQLARILQYLECPQYLRKAFFPKHQDLQFAGLLNPLDSPHHMRQDEESEFREGIVVDRPTRPGHGSFVNCGMKKEVKIDKNLEPGLRVTVQLNQKQLPESKTYRGKVVSSQDPRTKAGLYWGYTVRLASCLSAVFAEAPFQDGYDLTIGTSERGSDVASAQLPSFRHALVVFGGLQGLEAGVDADPNLEVAEPSVLFDLYVNTCPGQGSRTIRTEEAILISLAALQPGLTQAGARQAYDSKAAAGEPEVPGVPPGQTQP; via the exons GTCGGCCTTACACCCTGAGCGTGGCCCTGCCAGGCTCCATCCTGGACAACGCCCAGTCACCGGAGCTTCGCACCTACCTGGCTGGCCAGATTGCCAGAGCCTGCACCATCTTCTGTGTGGATGAGATTGTGGTGTTCGATGAAGAAGGCCAAGATGCCAA gaCTGTGGAGGGTGAATTCAGGGGCGTTGGCAAGAAGGGGCAGGCGTGCGTGCAGCTGGCCCGGATCCTGCAGTACCTGGAGTGTCCGCA GTACCTAAGAAAGGCGTTCTTCCCCAAGCACCAGGATCTCCAGTTTGCAG GGCTTCTGAACCCCTTGGACAGCCCTCACCACATGCGTCAGGATGAGGAATCCGAGTTCAGAGAGGGCATCGTGGTGGACCGGCCCACCCGGCCAGGCCACGGGTCCTTTGTCAACTGTGGCATGAAGAAG GAGGTGAAGATTGACAAGAACTTGGAGCCTGGACTTCGGGTGACCGTGCAGCTGAACCAGAAGCAGCTCCCAG AAAGCAAGACCTACCGGGGCAAAGTCGTGTCTTCGCAGGACCCTCGCACCAAAGCCGGTCTCTACTGGGGCTACACAGTCCGGCTGGCTTCCTGCCTCA GTGCCGTGTTTGCTGAGGCTCCCTTCCAGGACGGGTATGACCTGACCATCGGGACATCAGAGAGAGGCTCAGATGTGGCGTCTGCCCAGCTTCCCAGCTTCAG GCATGCTCTCGTGGTGTTCGGGGGCCTCCAGGGGCTGGAAGCTGGAGTGGACGCAGACCCCAACCTGGAGGTGGCTGAACCCAGCGTCCTCTTTGATCTGTATGTCAACACGTGCCCCGGCCAGGGCAGCCGCACCATCCGCACGGAG GAAGCCATCCTCATTTCCCTGGCCGCCCTGCAGCCTGGCCTCACCCAGGCGGGGGCCCGTCAGGCCTACGACAGCAAAGCAGCGGCAGGGGAGCCAGAGGTTCCTGGGGTTCCCCCGGGACAGACACAGCCATGA
- the ENDOG gene encoding endonuclease G, mitochondrial: MRALRAGLTLALGAGLGAAAEGWRWRRRADARAAPGLLGRLPVLPVAAAAELPAVPAKPGTPAGGGPGELAKYGLPGLAQLKSRESYVLCYDPRTRCALWVVEQLRPERLCGDGDRRSCDFREDDSVHAYHRATNADYRGSGFDRGHLAAAANHRWSQKAMDDTFYLSNVAPQVPHLNQNAWNNLEKYSRSLTRTYQNVYVCTGPLFLPRTEADGKSYVKYQVIGKNHVAVPTHFFKVLILEAAGGQIELRSYVMPNAPVDEAVPLERFLVPIESIERASGLLFVPNILARAGSLKAVTAGSK; the protein is encoded by the exons ATGCGGGCGCTGCGGGCCGGCCTGACCCTGGCGCTGGGCGCGGGGCTGGGCGCGGCGGCCGAGGGctggcggtggcggcggcgggcggACGCGAGGGCGGCGCCGGGGCTCCTGGGCCGGCTGCCCGTGCTGCCcgtggcggcggcggccgagCTGCCCGCGGTGCCCGCGAAGCCCGGGACCCCGGCGGGCGGCGGCCCCGGCGAGCTGGCCAAGTACGGGCTGCCGGGGCTGGCGCAGCTCAAGAGCCGCGAGTCGTACGTGCTGTGCTACGACCCGCGCACCCGCTGCGCGCTCTGGGTGGTCGAGCAGCTGCGGCCCGAGCGGCTCTGCGGCGACGGCGACCGCCGCTCGTGCGACTTCCGCGAGGACGACTCGGTGCACGCGTACCACCGCGCCACCAACGCCGACTACCGCGGCAGCGGCTTCGACCGCGGCCACCTCGCCGCCGCCGCCAACCACCGCTGGAGCCAGAAGGCCATGGACGACACCTTCTACCTGAGCAACGTCGCGCCCCAG gtgccccacctcaaCCAGAATGCTTGGAACAACCTGGAAAAGTACAGCCGCAGCTTGACCCGCACCTACCAAAATGTCTATGTGTGCACAGGGCCGCTCTTCCTGCCCAG GACGGAGGCTGACGGGAAGTCCTATGTGAAGTATCAGGTCATCGGGAAGAACCACGTGGCGGTGCCCACCCACTTCTTCAAGGTGCTGATCCTGGAGGCCGCAGGCGGGCAAATCGAACTCCGCTCCTACGTGATGCCCAACGCTCCCGTGGACGAGGCGGTTCCGCTGGAGCGCTTCCTGGTGCCCATCGAGAGCATTGAGCGGGCTTCGGGGCTGCTCTTCGTGCCAAATATTCTGGCACGGGCAGGCAGCCTAAAGGCCGTCACTGCAGGCAGCAAGTGA